The genomic stretch TCTGATAATTTATAGAAGTCTGGATAAACTATCCAAGCATTATTAAGTAGGTTTATACCATTTTTTGAGGTTCTATTTTCGGCATGAATAAAATTTATTTTGCTTAAAAAAGTATTTAAATACTCTTCAAAAATCCAAGCACCATCAAATAATAATCCATATACAGTGTTATCATCACTTCCATATTTTAATTTTTCATGCCTTAATATTTGAATGCATATTTTTCTTAAAGGCTCATATTCATAATAGTAGGGGTGCGATAATTTTTTTAAGTTTTTATTTATAATGCTTTCTCTTTTATTTTTCTCATAACTAGGAGTTGAATAAAATATCTGCTGAATATAATTTTTTATTTCATTGTCATAGCCTAAAATATATCTGTTTTTCGTGTTTATATATTCTATAGTGTGCCTTATTAATTGTGTCATATTATTATCATAGCTGTATTCTCTGGTATTGTACGAAATTTTACCATTAAAAGGAATATTATTTTTGATGTATCTGTTAATATCAATAGTTCCTTTTACATGACAATCATTATGTTTTATTAATTTGTACTGCTTAAAAAGTCCCTGTCTTAATGCTTTCTTAAAAAAACTAATAAACATGTAAATCAAAAAATCAAATGAATTATCATAATCCTTACTATGCTCCAAATTAATAATATTAAGATTAAGAACTTTCATAAGTATGTAGTGCAGAAAATAATCATTATCATCATCTGCAAATCTTGAAGATATTTTTATTTGAATATTTTTATAGCTAATAAATCCCATTATATTATTGGTGCATATACTGTCATTAATAATATCAAATATTTTACTTTCTTCTTCCAAGTCTTTACTTTCTTTTCTAGAGTGAGGAAATATTATAATACTATCTCTCACACTAGAAAGAGTTTTGCCTGCAATTTCTTTAATTGAGCTTATATCTTCTTCAGAAATATTTTCCTTTATACTTATTAATTTTTCATGTTTAGTATTATCTTTTAATTTAACAATTTTATTATTTGTGTTATTCATATTATTATTTTTATTATAAACTTATAAAATTATATATAATAATTAATTATCATCATTTAAGTAATAAGCACTTTTTAATTCATCAAGTTTATTTTCAGCATCAGGCATACCCCTTAAATACTCATATAAAAGTCCTTTCAAATGATTCTCCCACGAATTATTAAATGCCTCTTCTTTATTATCTATTGAATTGTCATAATAATTTTTTAGTTTCAGAAAATAGGAAGCCCCTATATGATATGAAGAATTAAATCCTTCAATTTTCTCTATTGCCTCATTTAACTTGTTCATTCTGTCTTTAGCTTCATCTAGTATTCCATTATCTAAAACATTATCAAGCATATATTGTGTGTCTTTAGCTTTAATTTCTTTCCAAGCAAATCTCCTACGCATAGCAAAGTCCATACTCTCAACGCTTCTATCAATATCATTCATAGTTCCTATTATATAAACATTCTCTGGTACAAAGAAACCATCTTCAAATTCATCATCTGTTTCATCATTACTAATCAAATTATTATATTGTGTTTTTACTCTTCCTATTTCTCCTCTGTATCCAGTATCAATAGCAAAAAATAATTCTCCAAAAATTTTGGAAATCTCTCCTCGGTTAATCTCATCTATTATAAATACAAAATTTTTCTTTTGAACTTTTTCTATTGTTATATCATTACTATTTAATTCTTTT from Brachyspira murdochii DSM 12563 encodes the following:
- a CDS encoding McrC family protein, producing MNNTNNKIVKLKDNTKHEKLISIKENISEEDISSIKEIAGKTLSSVRDSIIIFPHSRKESKDLEEESKIFDIINDSICTNNIMGFISYKNIQIKISSRFADDDNDYFLHYILMKVLNLNIINLEHSKDYDNSFDFLIYMFISFFKKALRQGLFKQYKLIKHNDCHVKGTIDINRYIKNNIPFNGKISYNTREYSYDNNMTQLIRHTIEYINTKNRYILGYDNEIKNYIQQIFYSTPSYEKNKRESIINKNLKKLSHPYYYEYEPLRKICIQILRHEKLKYGSDDNTVYGLLFDGAWIFEEYLNTFLSKINFIHAENRTSKNGINLLNNAWIVYPDFYKLSENNNIVLDAKYKRLDNYISENIDRNDKHQIVSYAYTLNAKKAGFIYPTENNNYKDYDYIGNLNNKYSNINCKIYKYALKIPSAKNNNFESIKDFASYMRIIEEELLKTLES